Proteins from a single region of Pseudomonas phenolilytica:
- a CDS encoding methyl-accepting chemotaxis protein — protein sequence MLKNFSLTAKLSLVPAVALFGLVLYVFYTSLQLSATDSRLERLETRSYPTLEKTDAVIFQFSRVPALLNNAVAAGEPGVLDEARQVLQQIDTQQQSLATLLADQRAQQQALEEWRTAVRGYADNALAASGKLIDGSASFDDLRPSLDRMASELAQAQQLGSTFRAQAYGDFQQTLAQTRETNAATTRLGIVISLVLVVLVGLGAWLVIRSVMANVRGVIASLQSIARGDGDLSQRVNVESNDEIGAMIELFNGFLDKLQGTIRQIIEAANPLGQVSKELYQLTQGAEENAKSQQHHTDSITRDILTMTGSIQEVAQRSRQASDQANAAARQTASAREHVSSLSTGISDLGDSVMGAVKAMEQLEEETQEVGSVLTVIRSIAEQTNLLALNAAIEAARAGEQGRGFAVVADEVRNLAQKTAASTAEIQQIIQRLQNSANTVLNVMTSNGEKSRASIQRSVEATELLQTIARTVNQIDELNAGIAQFTQEQIGLSSSIQQETQVLQQDAQATANGAEATARLGEQLVTTGDHLRAATNQFRV from the coding sequence ATGCTGAAGAATTTCTCGCTGACCGCCAAATTGTCCCTGGTCCCCGCCGTGGCGCTGTTCGGGCTGGTGCTGTACGTTTTCTACACCTCGCTGCAACTCTCGGCGACCGACTCCCGGCTGGAGCGGCTGGAAACCCGCAGCTACCCGACGCTGGAAAAGACCGACGCAGTGATCTTCCAGTTCTCCCGCGTGCCGGCGTTGTTGAACAACGCCGTGGCCGCCGGCGAACCCGGCGTGCTCGACGAGGCGCGCCAGGTACTGCAGCAGATCGACACGCAACAGCAGTCGCTGGCCACGCTGCTGGCCGACCAGCGCGCCCAGCAACAGGCGCTGGAGGAGTGGCGCACGGCAGTGCGCGGCTATGCCGACAACGCCCTCGCCGCCTCCGGCAAGCTGATCGACGGCAGCGCCTCGTTCGACGATCTGCGCCCGAGCCTCGACCGCATGGCCAGCGAGCTGGCCCAGGCCCAGCAGCTGGGCAGCACCTTCCGCGCGCAGGCCTACGGCGACTTCCAGCAGACCCTGGCACAGACCCGCGAGACCAATGCGGCCACCACGCGCCTGGGCATCGTCATCAGCCTGGTGCTGGTGGTGCTGGTGGGGCTCGGCGCCTGGCTGGTGATCCGCAGCGTGATGGCCAACGTGCGCGGCGTGATCGCCTCGCTGCAATCGATCGCCCGCGGCGACGGCGACCTGAGCCAGCGCGTCAACGTCGAGTCGAACGACGAGATCGGCGCCATGATCGAGCTGTTCAACGGCTTTCTCGACAAGCTGCAGGGCACCATCCGCCAGATCATCGAGGCGGCCAACCCGCTCGGCCAGGTTTCCAAGGAGCTGTACCAGCTCACCCAGGGCGCGGAAGAGAACGCCAAGTCGCAGCAGCACCACACCGACTCGATCACTCGCGACATCCTCACCATGACCGGCAGCATCCAGGAAGTGGCGCAGCGTTCGCGGCAGGCCTCCGATCAGGCCAACGCCGCGGCGCGCCAGACCGCCAGCGCGCGCGAGCACGTCAGCAGCCTGTCGACCGGCATCAGCGACCTGGGCGACAGCGTGATGGGCGCGGTCAAGGCGATGGAGCAGCTGGAAGAAGAAACCCAGGAAGTCGGCTCGGTGCTGACCGTGATCCGCAGCATCGCCGAACAGACCAACCTGCTGGCGCTGAACGCCGCCATCGAAGCGGCCCGCGCCGGCGAGCAGGGCCGTGGCTTCGCCGTGGTCGCCGACGAGGTGCGCAACCTGGCGCAGAAAACCGCCGCGTCCACCGCCGAGATCCAGCAGATCATCCAGCGCCTGCAGAACAGCGCCAACACGGTGCTCAACGTGATGACCAGCAATGGCGAGAAGTCCCGCGCCAGCATCCAGCGCTCGGTCGAGGCCACCGAGCTGCTGCAGACCATCGCCCGCACGGTCAACCAGATCGACGAACTCAACGCCGGCATCGCCCAGTTCACTCAGGAGCAGATCGGCCTGTCGAGTTCCATCCAACAAGAAACCCAAGTGTTGCAGCAGGACGCACAAGCAACCGCCAACGGCGCCGAAGCCACCGCCCGCCTGGGCGAGCAGCTGGTGACGACCGGAGACCACCTGCGCGCCGCCACCAATCAATTCCGCGTTTAA
- a CDS encoding phosphate ABC transporter substrate-binding protein: protein MKAFLRILTAATLLGAASLAQAEVAVIVNSAAAKTPSQSDVANIFLGKDKSMKGVDQAGWNPVKEAFYAGVTSKNESQLKSYWSGLIFTGKGQPLPSVADDAAVVAKVGAEADAIGYVDSAAVNGSVKVLFTLP from the coding sequence ATGAAAGCATTCCTTCGCATCCTCACCGCCGCCACGCTGCTCGGCGCAGCTTCCCTGGCCCAGGCCGAGGTCGCGGTGATCGTCAATTCCGCCGCGGCCAAGACGCCGTCGCAGTCGGACGTCGCCAACATCTTCCTCGGCAAGGACAAGTCCATGAAGGGCGTCGACCAGGCCGGCTGGAATCCGGTCAAGGAAGCCTTCTACGCCGGTGTGACCAGCAAGAATGAGTCGCAGCTGAAGTCCTACTGGTCCGGGCTGATCTTCACCGGCAAGGGTCAGCCGCTGCCCAGCGTCGCCGACGATGCCGCCGTGGTGGCCAAGGTCGGCGCCGAAGCCGATGCCATCGGCTATGTCGACAGCGCCGCGGTCAACGGCTCGGTCAAGGTGCTGTTCACCCTGCCCTGA
- a CDS encoding helix-turn-helix transcriptional regulator, giving the protein MFFRHFLGEQAQLNVRLADFRQAPEARADLILVDAGQAQTEELSGLIDQLDERAPLALVNIVPQQAEQLLDKHPGIRGVFYSHATREHLLKGIGTLLAGGDWLPRLLMERLLGQLRRMRRLAESKATLTLREREILTLAGKGLSNAEIAEQLCLSPHTIKSHIHNLLRKIGASNRAEAAYLLRSRLDWDECRA; this is encoded by the coding sequence CTGTTCTTCCGCCACTTTCTGGGCGAGCAGGCGCAACTGAACGTCCGTCTGGCCGATTTCCGCCAGGCGCCGGAGGCACGCGCGGATCTGATCCTCGTCGATGCCGGCCAGGCGCAGACCGAAGAGCTGTCCGGGCTGATCGATCAGCTCGACGAACGCGCGCCGCTGGCACTGGTGAACATCGTTCCGCAACAGGCCGAGCAGCTGCTCGACAAGCATCCGGGCATACGCGGCGTGTTCTACAGCCACGCCACCCGCGAGCACCTGCTCAAGGGCATCGGCACGCTGCTCGCCGGCGGCGACTGGCTGCCGCGCCTGCTGATGGAGCGCCTGCTCGGCCAGCTGCGGCGGATGCGCCGGCTGGCCGAGAGCAAGGCCACGCTGACACTGCGCGAGCGGGAAATTCTCACGCTGGCCGGCAAGGGCCTGTCGAATGCGGAAATCGCCGAGCAGCTGTGCCTGAGCCCGCACACCATCAAGAGTCACATCCACAACCTGCTGCGCAAGATCGGTGCATCCAACCGGGCCGAGGCGGCCTACCTGCTGCGCAGCCGCCTCGACTGGGACGAATGCCGCGCCTGA
- a CDS encoding dienelactone hydrolase family protein: protein MNTAGAIPMRFTLGKARLHGELCVPANAGGLVVFVHGSGSSRHSPRNQRVARAFNTRGLATLLFDLLTEHEQPLDELTRQLRFDIPLLSQRLTGVIDQLRQDESLRALRIGLFGASTGAAAALITAASRPADIAAVVSRGGRVDLAEHSLAQVGVPTLFIVGGRDGEVLALNRAALEYLPGVRRLEVVAGATHLFDEPGTLDEVTRLAGDWFIEHLAGGAPAPG, encoded by the coding sequence ATGAATACTGCTGGCGCGATACCCATGCGCTTTACCCTCGGCAAGGCGCGGCTGCACGGTGAGCTCTGCGTGCCGGCGAACGCCGGCGGCCTGGTGGTGTTCGTCCACGGCAGTGGCAGCAGCCGGCACAGCCCGCGCAACCAGCGCGTGGCGCGGGCGTTCAACACGCGCGGGCTGGCGACGCTGCTGTTCGACCTGCTCACCGAGCATGAACAGCCGCTCGACGAGCTCACCCGCCAGCTGCGCTTCGATATTCCGCTGCTCAGCCAGCGCCTGACCGGGGTGATCGACCAGCTGCGTCAGGACGAATCGTTGCGCGCGCTGCGCATCGGCCTGTTCGGTGCCAGTACCGGTGCCGCCGCGGCGCTGATCACCGCGGCGTCGCGCCCGGCGGACATTGCGGCGGTGGTATCGCGTGGCGGCCGGGTCGATCTGGCCGAGCATTCGCTGGCGCAGGTTGGCGTGCCGACGCTGTTCATCGTCGGTGGCCGGGATGGCGAAGTGTTGGCGCTCAACCGGGCAGCGCTCGAATATCTGCCGGGTGTGCGTCGGCTGGAGGTGGTGGCCGGCGCGACGCACCTGTTCGACGAGCCGGGCACGCTGGATGAAGTGACCCGGCTGGCTGGCGACTGGTTCATCGAGCATCTGGCCGGTGGCGCGCCGGCGCCGGGCTGA
- a CDS encoding phosphoribosyltransferase has protein sequence MSPTIPFPDRVEAGRALAEQLAQSGDWPDALVLALPRGGVPVAFEVAERLGLELDILVVRKLGAPGNRELAMGAIASGGVRVMNEDIVRYTQASQAEIDGTIARESHELQRREQAYRGQHPRPAVEGRTVILVDDGLATGATMRAAVRAVRAMGAGRVVVAVPVAAPESVAQLAQLAEQVVCVHQPHDLYAIGRWYVNFDQTSDAEVVELLQRAWNRGGQRP, from the coding sequence ATGTCACCGACCATTCCCTTCCCCGATCGCGTCGAGGCCGGTCGGGCGCTGGCCGAGCAACTGGCGCAATCCGGCGACTGGCCCGACGCGCTGGTACTCGCCCTGCCGCGCGGTGGCGTGCCGGTCGCCTTCGAGGTCGCTGAACGGCTCGGCCTGGAGCTGGACATCCTCGTCGTGCGCAAGCTCGGCGCACCGGGCAATCGCGAACTGGCGATGGGCGCCATCGCCAGCGGCGGCGTGCGGGTGATGAACGAGGACATCGTGCGTTATACCCAGGCCTCGCAGGCCGAAATCGACGGCACCATCGCCCGCGAAAGCCACGAACTGCAGCGTCGCGAACAGGCCTATCGGGGCCAGCATCCGCGCCCGGCGGTGGAGGGGCGCACGGTGATTCTGGTGGACGACGGTCTGGCCACCGGCGCGACCATGCGCGCGGCGGTACGGGCGGTGCGCGCGATGGGTGCCGGGCGCGTGGTGGTGGCCGTGCCGGTGGCGGCACCGGAGAGCGTTGCGCAGCTCGCGCAGCTGGCCGAGCAGGTCGTCTGCGTGCACCAGCCGCACGATCTCTACGCGATCGGCCGCTGGTATGTGAACTTCGACCAGACCTCGGACGCCGAGGTCGTGGAGCTGCTGCAGCGCGCCTGGAACCGGGGAGGGCAGCGCCCATGA
- a CDS encoding BCAM0308 family protein, translating into MDKHRQSISDKLLKPEHHDPYLRPWHQRSDTLCPQCGAAYQAGRWTWHGLVDASNAEEATCPACQRIAENVPAGTVSLRGAFVKQHADELCGLVRNTEELEKSEHPLERLIAISDSADGLDVTTTGLHLAQRIGHALEAAYDGELQIHYNHEEYYVDIHWQRD; encoded by the coding sequence ATGGACAAGCATCGTCAAAGCATCAGCGACAAGCTGCTCAAACCCGAACACCACGATCCCTACCTCAGACCCTGGCACCAGCGCAGCGACACGCTATGCCCACAGTGCGGCGCGGCCTACCAGGCCGGGCGCTGGACCTGGCACGGTCTGGTCGACGCGAGCAACGCGGAAGAGGCCACCTGCCCAGCCTGCCAGCGCATCGCCGAGAACGTGCCGGCCGGCACGGTCAGCCTGCGCGGAGCCTTCGTCAAGCAGCATGCCGATGAGCTGTGCGGGCTGGTCCGCAACACCGAGGAGCTGGAGAAGAGCGAGCATCCGCTGGAACGGCTGATCGCCATCAGCGACAGCGCCGACGGCCTGGATGTGACCACCACCGGCCTGCACCTGGCTCAGCGCATCGGCCACGCGCTGGAGGCGGCCTACGACGGTGAATTGCAAATCCACTACAACCACGAGGAGTACTACGTCGACATCCACTGGCAGCGCGACTGA
- a CDS encoding FAD/NAD(P)-binding protein: MIDLTPRPMRLLEYYDDGEAARHFSFAIEPLADEPVVQPGQFFMLAVPGVGEAVFTYVSPPDADGRFSALIRQTGTLTAALFALAPGAVLGYRGPFGRGWPAVEPGERLLLVAGGCGLAPLAGLIDSTDGELQLIYAARNRSYQVLARERVRWCGRLRLVETLDQGNDGLPQGSPLEALAWALNEAEVPTKVLCCGPEPLMLAVARRCIDQGLAASRIWLSLERRMHCGVGLCGHCYIGSSYACVDGPTYRYDEYLRLLAASGQVAATCLPPQPC; the protein is encoded by the coding sequence ATGATCGACCTGACGCCACGGCCCATGCGCCTGCTGGAGTACTACGACGATGGCGAGGCGGCGCGGCACTTCAGCTTCGCCATCGAGCCGCTGGCCGATGAGCCGGTGGTGCAGCCCGGGCAGTTCTTCATGCTCGCCGTGCCGGGCGTGGGCGAGGCGGTCTTCACCTATGTCAGCCCGCCGGATGCCGACGGCCGCTTCAGCGCGCTGATCCGCCAGACCGGCACACTTACCGCGGCGCTGTTCGCCCTCGCGCCGGGCGCCGTGCTCGGCTATCGCGGGCCGTTTGGTCGCGGTTGGCCTGCGGTCGAACCGGGCGAGCGGCTGCTGCTGGTGGCCGGCGGCTGCGGGCTGGCGCCATTGGCCGGGTTGATCGACAGTACCGATGGCGAGCTGCAGTTGATCTACGCTGCGCGCAACCGCTCCTATCAGGTGCTGGCGCGCGAACGGGTGCGCTGGTGTGGGCGCCTGAGGCTGGTCGAGACGCTCGACCAGGGCAATGACGGCCTGCCCCAGGGCAGTCCGCTGGAGGCGCTGGCGTGGGCGCTGAATGAGGCCGAGGTGCCGACCAAGGTGCTTTGCTGCGGGCCGGAGCCGCTGATGCTGGCGGTAGCGCGCCGCTGTATCGACCAGGGCCTGGCGGCCAGCCGGATCTGGCTGTCGCTGGAGCGGCGCATGCATTGCGGTGTGGGGCTGTGCGGGCACTGCTACATCGGCAGCAGCTATGCCTGCGTCGACGGGCCGACCTATCGCTACGATGAGTACCTGCGGCTGCTGGCGGCCAGCGGCCAGGTCGCGGCGACCTGCCTGCCGCCGCAGCCCTGCTGA
- a CDS encoding 4Fe-4S dicluster domain-containing protein: MQAYELDRPERLRAHLACARQLYQPLADGQGTLRWQRLNADDERPFVMPAEPPVFSAKAFFFAEREALFRYENGQFIALPPAVRPQVLFGLAACDLTAVAYQDRFFAADPHYQARRAATLLVGVDCAHSCRHGFCAMMDSGPEVRPHTADLILCPLEQRWLLLVASEQGERALTGLALTPAPADWAQQRDAQAMQVAVEQGEQAEIALGCAALNGETVDSQTWEALGLRCLGCSGCTSVCPTCSCFAPLQQPSAGGVVQERVWDSCLYQGFQKEASGHNPSATPGQRVQRFWYHKFGDDFRQRFGRDGCVGCGRCDAVCPGGIGVHQVMKRIGQP, from the coding sequence ATGCAGGCCTATGAGCTGGATCGTCCCGAGCGCCTGCGTGCGCATCTGGCGTGCGCGCGACAGCTGTACCAACCGCTGGCGGACGGGCAGGGCACGCTGCGCTGGCAACGGCTGAACGCTGACGACGAGCGACCCTTCGTGATGCCGGCCGAGCCGCCGGTGTTTTCCGCCAAGGCGTTCTTCTTCGCCGAGCGCGAGGCGCTGTTTCGCTACGAGAATGGCCAGTTCATCGCGCTGCCGCCGGCGGTGCGTCCGCAGGTGCTGTTCGGCCTCGCCGCCTGCGATCTGACGGCGGTGGCCTATCAGGACCGCTTCTTCGCCGCCGACCCGCATTACCAGGCGCGCCGCGCGGCGACCCTGCTGGTCGGAGTGGATTGCGCGCACAGCTGCCGGCACGGCTTCTGCGCGATGATGGACAGCGGCCCTGAGGTGCGGCCACACACCGCCGATCTGATCCTCTGCCCGCTGGAGCAGCGCTGGCTGCTGCTGGTCGCCTCCGAGCAGGGCGAGCGGGCGCTGACGGGCCTGGCGCTTACGCCCGCGCCGGCGGACTGGGCGCAGCAGCGCGACGCTCAGGCGATGCAGGTGGCCGTCGAGCAGGGCGAACAGGCTGAGATCGCGCTCGGCTGCGCGGCGCTCAATGGCGAAACCGTCGATAGCCAGACCTGGGAAGCACTGGGCCTGCGCTGTCTGGGTTGCTCCGGGTGCACCTCGGTGTGCCCGACCTGTTCCTGCTTCGCGCCGCTGCAGCAGCCAAGCGCGGGTGGCGTGGTGCAGGAGCGCGTGTGGGATTCCTGCCTGTATCAGGGCTTCCAGAAGGAGGCTAGCGGGCACAACCCCAGCGCCACACCGGGCCAGCGCGTGCAACGCTTCTGGTACCACAAGTTCGGCGACGACTTCCGCCAGCGCTTCGGCCGCGACGGCTGCGTCGGTTGCGGACGCTGCGATGCGGTGTGCCCCGGCGGCATCGGTGTGCACCAGGTGATGAAGAGGATCGGCCAGCCATGA